One region of Brachyhypopomus gauderio isolate BG-103 chromosome 9, BGAUD_0.2, whole genome shotgun sequence genomic DNA includes:
- the LOC143522352 gene encoding zona pellucida sperm-binding protein 1-like: protein MWAVLECNCTTLRPPSFQELGDYLVYENKMTSSYEVGFGPLGAITRDSYYELYFQCRYYGMSVATLPIQHYANEPPLPVVAPGPLRVELRIANGQCTTKGCVEARAAYTSYYTDADYPVTKVLREPVYVEVRILDRSDPNIVLTLGRCWATSSPNPFSLPEWDLLVNGCPYKDDRYLTQLVPVEGSSAVPFPTHYKRFVLKMFTFVDQTSMAPLHNQVYIHCSTAVCHPSATDSCEPSCGREMTVQCTRDGQFILVVAKDTTLPRLSLDSVSLLGENGPCGPIDSNAAFAIYQFPVAACGTRVMELGDYLVYENKMTSSYEVGFGPLGAITRDSYYE from the exons ATGTGGGCTGTGTTGGAATGTAATTGTACTACCTTGCGACCTCCTTCATTCCAGGAGCTGGGTGACTACTTGGTGTATGAGAACAAGATGACCTCTTCCTATGAAGTTGGATTCGGTCCCCTTGGAGCAATCACAAGAGACAGCTACTATGA ACTTTACTTCCAGTGTAGGTATTACGGTATGAGCGTTGCAACACTGCCTATTCAGCACTATGCCAACGAGCCCCCTCTACCTGTAGTTGCTCCTGGACCCCTCAGGGTAGAGCTAAGAATAGCTAATGGTCAGTGCACCACAAAGGGGTGTGTGGAAG CACGGGCAGCCTACACCTCCTACTACACGGATGCTGATTACCCTGTGACCAAGGTGCTGAGAGAGCCGGTCTATGTGGAAGTGCGTATCCTGGACAGGTCTGACCCCAATATTGTCCTGACCCTGGGACGCTGCTGGGCAACCTCTTCCCCTAACCCCTTCAGCCTTCCCGAGTGGGACCTTCTAGTGAATGG GTGCCCCTACAAGGATGACCGCTACCTGACTCAGTTGGTTCCAGTTGAGGGGTCGTCTGCAGTTCCGTTCCCTACCCATTACAAGCGCTTTGTCCTCAAGATGTTCACCTTTGTGGATCAAACCTCCATGGCTCCCTTGCACAACCAG GTCTATATCCACTGCAGTACAGCCGTGTGTCATCCAAGTGCAACAGACAGCTGTGAACCAAGCTGTGGCAGAGAAA TGACTGTCCAGTGCACAAGAGATGGCCAGTTCATATTGGTGGTGGCCAAGGATACAACCCTGCCTAGGCTGAGCCTGGATTCAGTCAGCCTATTGGGAGAAAATGGACCCTGTGGGCCAATTGACTCCAATGCAGCTTTTGCTATCTACCAGTTTCCCGTTGCTGCCTGTGGTACCCGTGTGATG GAGCTGGGTGACTACTTGGTGTATGAGAACAAGATGACCTCTTCCTATGAAGTTGGATTCGGTCCCCTTGGAGCAATCACAAGAGACAGCTACTATGAGTGA
- the LOC143522351 gene encoding zona pellucida sperm-binding protein 4-like: protein MAGELVTVVLVGLCVSLTCCTSEAASQWSFQDNKQLARNSQLLQHHVPEVHDQQQQMTKTVVSEKCNVDGSVNIACGESGLNATHCEAINCCFDGQRCYYGRTVTVQCTRDGQFILVVAKDTTLPRLSLDSVSLLGENGPCGPIDSNAAFAIYQFPVAACGTRVMELGDYLVYENKMTSSYEVGFGPLGAITRDSYYELYFQCRYYGMSVATLPIQHYANEPPLPVVAPGPLRVELRIANGQCTTKGCVEARAAYTSYYTDADYPVTKVLREPVYVEVRILDRSDPNIVLTLGRCWATSSPNPFSLPEWDLLVNGCPYKDDRYLTQLVPVEGSSAVPFPTHYKRFVLKMFTFVDQTSMAPLHNQVYIHCSTAVCHPSATDSCEPSCGRESGCHSQANGSLKWQGRCKFSLPWIRKWEEEGSEGVADGSI from the exons ATGGCAGGAGAGTTGGTCACTGTTGTGCTTGTGGGTCTTTGTGTCTCCTTGACTTGTTGCACTAGTGAAGCTGCATCTCAATGGAGTTTCCAAGATAATAAACAATTGGCCAGAAACTCTCAGCTCCTGCAGCACCATGTTCCTGAGGTACATGACCAACAGCAACAGATGACCAAAACTGTAGTTTCTGAGAAATGTAATGTAGATGGGTCTGTCAATATTGCCTGTGGTGAGTCTGGCTTAAATGCTACCCACTGTGAAGCTATAAACTGCTGTTTTGATGGACAACGCTGCTACTATGGAAGAACAG TGACTGTCCAGTGCACAAGAGATGGCCAGTTCATATTGGTGGTGGCCAAGGATACAACCCTGCCTAGGCTGAGCCTGGATTCAGTCAGCCTATTGGGAGAAAATGGACCCTGTGGGCCAATTGACTCCAATGCAGCTTTTGCTATCTACCAGTTTCCCGTTGCTGCCTGTGGTACCCGTGTGATG GAGCTGGGTGACTACTTGGTGTATGAGAACAAGATGACCTCTTCCTATGAAGTTGGATTCGGTCCCCTTGGAGCAATCACAAGAGACAGCTACTATGA ACTTTACTTCCAGTGTAGGTATTACGGTATGAGCGTTGCAACACTGCCTATTCAGCACTATGCCAACGAGCCCCCTCTACCTGTAGTTGCTCCTGGACCCCTCAGGGTAGAGCTAAGAATAGCTAATGGTCAGTGCACCACAAAGGGGTGTGTGGAAG CACGGGCAGCCTACACCTCCTACTACACGGATGCTGATTACCCTGTGACCAAGGTGCTGAGAGAGCCGGTCTATGTGGAAGTGCGTATCCTGGACAGGTCTGACCCCAATATTGTCCTGACCCTGGGACGCTGCTGGGCAACCTCTTCCCCTAACCCCTTCAGCCTTCCCGAGTGGGACCTTCTAGTGAATGG GTGCCCCTACAAGGATGACCGCTACCTGACTCAGTTGGTTCCAGTTGAGGGGTCGTCTGCAGTTCCGTTCCCTACCCATTACAAGCGCTTTGTCCTCAAGATGTTCACCTTTGTGGATCAAACCTCCATGGCTCCCTTGCACAACCAG GTCTATATCCACTGCAGTACAGCCGTGTGTCATCCAAGTGCAACAGACAGCTGTGAACCAAGCTGTGGCAGAGAAAGTGG GTGTCACAGCCAAGCCAATGGCTCTCTGAAGTGGCAGGGGAGGTGTAAGTTCTCGCTACCTTGGATCCGTAAATGGGAGGAAGAAGGGTCAGAGGGTGTGGCTGATGGGAGCATATAG
- the LOC143522353 gene encoding zona pellucida sperm-binding protein 4-like produces the protein MSVATLPIQHYANEPPLPVVAPGPLRVELRIANGQCTTKGCVEARAAYTSYYTDADYPVTKVLREPVYVEVRILDRSDPNIVLTLGRCWATSSPNPFSLPEWDLLVNGCPYKDDRYLTQLVPVEGSSAVPFPTHYKRFVLKMFTFVDQTSMAPLHNQVYIHCSTAVCHPSATDSCEPSCGRESGCHSQANGSLKWQGRCKFSLPWIRKWEEEWSEGVADGSI, from the exons ATGAGCGTTGCAACACTGCCTATTCAGCACTATGCCAACGAGCCCCCTCTACCTGTAGTTGCTCCTGGACCCCTCAGGGTAGAGCTAAGAATAGCTAATGGTCAGTGCACCACAAAGGGGTGTGTGGAAG CACGGGCAGCCTACACCTCCTACTACACGGATGCTGATTACCCTGTGACCAAGGTGCTGAGAGAGCCGGTCTATGTGGAAGTGCGTATCCTGGACAGGTCTGACCCCAATATTGTCCTGACCCTGGGACGCTGCTGGGCAACCTCTTCCCCTAACCCCTTCAGCCTTCCCGAGTGGGACCTTCTAGTGAATGG GTGCCCCTACAAGGATGACCGCTACCTGACTCAGTTGGTTCCAGTTGAGGGGTCGTCTGCAGTTCCGTTCCCTACCCATTACAAGCGCTTTGTCCTCAAGATGTTCACCTTTGTGGATCAAACCTCCATGGCTCCCTTGCACAACCAG GTCTATATCCACTGCAGTACAGCCGTGTGTCATCCAAGTGCAACAGACAGCTGTGAACCAAGCTGTGGCAGAGAAAGTGG GTGTCACAGCCAAGCCAATGGCTCTCTGAAGTGGCAGGGGAGGTGTAAGTTCTCGCTACCTTGGATCCGTAAATGGGAGGAAGAATGGTCAGAGGGTGTGGCTGATGGGAGCATATAG
- the LOC143522347 gene encoding zona pellucida sperm-binding protein 1-like → MSVATLPIQHYANEPPLPVVAPGPLRVELRIANGQCTTKGCVEARAAYTSYYTDADYPVTKVLREPVYVEVRILDRSDPNIVLTLGRCWATSSPNPFSLPEWDLLVNGCPYKDDRYLTQLVPVEGSSAVPFPTHYKRFVLKMFTFVDQTSMAPLHNQVYIHCSTAVCHPSATDSCEPSCGREMTVQCTRDGQFILVVAKDTTLPRLSLDSVSLLGENGPCGPIDSNAAFAIYQFPVAACGTRVMELGDYLVYENKMTSSYEVGFGPLGAITRDSYYE, encoded by the exons ATGAGCGTTGCAACACTGCCTATTCAGCACTATGCCAACGAGCCCCCTCTACCTGTAGTTGCTCCTGGACCCCTCAGGGTAGAGCTAAGAATAGCTAATGGTCAGTGCACCACAAAGGGGTGTGTGGAAG CACGGGCAGCCTACACCTCCTACTACACGGATGCTGATTACCCTGTGACCAAGGTGCTGAGAGAGCCGGTCTATGTGGAAGTGCGTATCCTGGACAGGTCTGACCCCAATATTGTCCTGACCCTGGGACGCTGCTGGGCAACCTCTTCCCCTAACCCCTTCAGCCTTCCCGAGTGGGACCTTCTAGTGAATGG GTGCCCCTACAAGGATGACCGCTACCTGACTCAGTTGGTTCCAGTTGAGGGGTCGTCTGCAGTTCCGTTCCCTACCCATTACAAGCGCTTTGTCCTCAAGATGTTCACCTTTGTGGATCAAACCTCCATGGCTCCCTTGCACAACCAG GTCTATATCCACTGCAGTACAGCCGTGTGTCATCCAAGTGCAACAGACAGCTGTGAACCAAGCTGTGGCAGAGAAA TGACTGTCCAGTGCACAAGAGATGGCCAGTTCATATTGGTGGTGGCCAAGGATACAACCCTGCCTAGGCTGAGCCTGGATTCAGTCAGCCTATTGGGAGAAAATGGACCCTGTGGGCCAATTGACTCCAATGCAGCTTTTGCTATCTACCAGTTTCCCGTTGCTGCCTGTGGTACCCGTGTGATG GAGCTGGGTGACTACTTGGTGTATGAGAACAAGATGACCTCTTCCTATGAAGTTGGATTCGGTCCCCTTGGAGCAATCACAAGAGACAGCTACTATGAGTGA
- the LOC143522346 gene encoding zona pellucida sperm-binding protein 4-like, with product MSVATLPIQHYANEPPLPVVAPGPLRVELRIANGQCTTKGCVEARAAYTSYYTDADYPVTKVLREPVYVEVRILDRSDPNIVLTLGRCWATSSPNPFSLPEWDLLVNGCPYKDDRYLTQLVPVEGSSAVPFPTHYKRFVLKMFTFVDQTSMAPLHNQVYIHCSTAVCHPSATDSCEPSCGRESGCHSQANGSLKWQGRCKFSLPWIRKWEEEGSEGVADGSI from the exons ATGAGCGTTGCAACACTGCCTATTCAGCACTATGCCAACGAGCCCCCTCTACCTGTAGTTGCTCCTGGACCCCTCAGGGTAGAGCTAAGAATAGCTAATGGTCAGTGCACCACAAAGGGGTGTGTGGAAG CACGGGCAGCCTACACCTCCTACTACACGGATGCTGATTACCCTGTGACCAAGGTGCTGAGAGAGCCGGTCTATGTGGAAGTGCGTATCCTGGACAGGTCTGACCCCAATATTGTCCTGACCCTGGGACGCTGCTGGGCAACCTCTTCCCCTAACCCCTTCAGCCTTCCCGAGTGGGACCTTCTAGTGAATGG GTGCCCCTACAAGGATGACCGCTACCTGACTCAGTTGGTTCCAGTTGAGGGGTCGTCTGCAGTTCCGTTCCCTACCCATTACAAGCGCTTTGTCCTCAAGATGTTCACCTTTGTGGATCAAACCTCCATGGCTCCCTTGCACAACCAG GTCTATATCCACTGCAGTACAGCCGTGTGTCATCCAAGTGCAACAGACAGCTGTGAACCAAGCTGTGGCAGAGAAAGTGG GTGTCACAGCCAAGCCAATGGCTCTCTGAAGTGGCAGGGGAGGTGTAAGTTCTCGCTACCTTGGATCCGTAAATGGGAGGAAGAAGGGTCAGAGGGTGTGGCTGATGGGAGCATATAG